One window of the Epinephelus moara isolate mb chromosome 22, YSFRI_EMoa_1.0, whole genome shotgun sequence genome contains the following:
- the trhrb gene encoding thyrotropin-releasing hormone receptor b encodes MENFTAAPELNHTLGVWTDYSIQYKVLSSLLLFVICALGIVGNVMVILVVLTTKHMRTPTNCYLVSLAVADLMVLTAAGLPTITDSIFGSWVFGRYGCLCITYFQYLGINASSCSITAFTIERYIAICHPIKAQFLCTLSRAKKIILFVWAFTSLYCVMWFYLSDIQEQVYDNITIITCGYRVPRKFYLPIYFFDFGVFFVLPLLLSAVLYGLIARILFLNPLPSDPKDKKKNGQNNHTNNKKTSCKNSRHSSSTATSRRQVTKMLAVVVILFAALWMPYRTLVVVNSFLDRAYLDSWFLLFCRICIYLNSAINPVIYNAMSQKFRAAFRKICGCGRKGSDKPAAYSVALTYSAVKDTSMVESTDHFTTELEELTVTDELLSDQKMMFPDPCVYGKVNFSEA; translated from the exons ATGGAAAACTTTACAGCGGCTCCGGAGCTCAACCACACTTTGGGTGTTTGGACGGACTACAGTATCCAGTACAAAGTGCTAAGTAGTTTGCTGCTTTTCGTGATTTGCGCTTTAGGAATCGTTGGCAACGTGATGGTGATCCTGGTGGTGCTCACAACCAAACACATGAGGACTCCGACAAACTGCTATCTGGTAAGTTTGGCAGTAGCTGATTTGATGGTTCTGACAGCGGCTGGTTTACCCACAATTACCGACAGTATCTTTGGATCTTGGGTGTTTGGCCGCTATGGGTGCCTGTGCATCACCTACTTCCAGTACCTTGGGATCAACGCCTCGTCTTGCTCTATAACAGCGTTCACCATAGAGAGATACATCGCCATCTGTCATCCGATTAAAGCTCAGTTCCTGTGCACCCTCTCCAGGGCCAAAAAGATCATTTTGTTCGTTTGGGCTTTTACTTCTCTGTACTGTGTGATGTGGTTCTACCTGTCAGACATCCAGGAGCAGGTGTACGACAACATTACCATTATCACGTGCGGCTACAGAGTCCCCAGGAAGTTTTATTTACCCATTTACTTCTTTGATTTCGGCGTTTTCTTcgtgctgccgctgctgctctCCGCGGTCCTGTACGGACTCATCGCAAGGATCCTCTTCCTCAACCCGCTGCCCTCCGACCCTAAGGACAAGAAGAAGAacggacaaaacaaccacaccaACAATAAGAAGACCAGCTGCAAAAACTCCCGTCACTCCAGCTCCACCGCGACCTCCCGCAGGCag GTGACTAAGATGCTGGCTGTGGTGGTGATCCTGTTTGCTGCGCTCTGGATGCCATACCGCACTCTGGTGGTGGTCAACTCCTTCCTGGACCGGGCCTACCTGGACAGCTGGTTTCTGCTTTTCTGCCGTATCTGCATCTACCTCAACAGTGCCATCAACCCGGTCATCTACAATGCCATGTCTCAGAAGTTTCGTGCCGCTTTCCGCAAGATCTGCGGCTGTGGGAGGAAAGGCTCGGATAAACCTGCCGCCTACAGCGTGGCCCTCACATACAGCGCAGTCAAGGATACGTCAATGGTGGAGAGCACCGATCACTTCACGACAGAGCTGGAGGAACTCACCGTCACAGACGAGCTGCTGTCTGATCAGAAAATGATGTTCCCAGACCCTTGTGTGTATGGAAAGGTGAACTTTAGCGAAGCCTGA